A part of Chloroflexota bacterium genomic DNA contains:
- a CDS encoding glycerol dehydrogenase, whose translation MITTTIFPGRYVQGYDALQFLGDEVLRLGQRTMLLVDPYVKENLLGSFLPAVEEKVEAQVETFGGECSDEEIGRLVELAKSANLEVIVGVGGGKTLDTAKATAYELKVPVIVVPTIASTDAPCSALAVIYTQDGEFKRYLVLPSNPTVVLVDSHVVAQAPARFLVSGMGDALATYFEARSCQIKHAGNMTGRIGSMTAYALAELCYEALKTYGVEALAACKDHVVNSALEKIIEANTLLSGLGFESGGLAAAHAIHNGLTALAPTHHFFHGEKVAIGTLASLFLTEKEPAIIDEVYDFCEAIGLPTTLADIDLGDVSDADLMLAAEKACAEGETIYNELVPVTPQAVFLALKAADVEGRRRKQA comes from the coding sequence ATGATTACCACAACAATTTTCCCGGGCCGTTATGTTCAAGGTTATGATGCCCTACAATTTTTAGGGGATGAGGTGCTGCGATTGGGTCAACGTACGATGTTACTAGTAGACCCATATGTGAAGGAGAACCTATTAGGTTCGTTCCTACCTGCCGTTGAGGAAAAGGTAGAAGCACAAGTCGAAACCTTTGGGGGTGAATGTTCCGATGAAGAAATTGGCCGCCTGGTTGAGCTAGCCAAATCAGCAAACCTTGAAGTGATTGTAGGTGTTGGGGGTGGAAAAACGCTTGACACCGCAAAGGCGACGGCCTATGAGCTGAAAGTGCCTGTTATTGTTGTCCCAACCATTGCCTCTACAGATGCACCCTGCAGCGCTCTGGCTGTGATCTATACCCAGGATGGTGAATTCAAACGCTACCTGGTTCTCCCGAGCAATCCGACCGTTGTTTTGGTGGATTCGCATGTTGTTGCACAAGCGCCTGCGCGCTTCCTGGTCAGCGGGATGGGCGATGCCCTGGCGACTTATTTCGAAGCTCGTTCATGCCAAATCAAGCATGCCGGGAATATGACCGGCAGGATCGGCTCCATGACTGCTTATGCCCTGGCTGAATTATGCTATGAAGCCCTTAAAACCTATGGCGTTGAAGCCCTGGCAGCTTGTAAGGATCATGTGGTCAATTCAGCCCTTGAGAAGATCATCGAAGCCAACACCTTACTCAGTGGTCTCGGTTTTGAATCTGGTGGGTTAGCTGCAGCGCACGCCATTCACAACGGGCTGACGGCATTAGCGCCGACCCATCACTTTTTCCATGGTGAAAAGGTTGCCATTGGTACATTGGCATCCTTATTCCTCACTGAGAAAGAGCCCGCGATCATCGATGAAGTCTATGACTTTTGTGAGGCGATTGGTCTGCCGACAACTTTGGCTGATATTGATCTGGGTGATGTGAGTGATGCTGATTTGATGCTGGCGGCTGAAAAAGCTTGTGCAGAAGGTGAAACGATTTATAACGAACTTGTGCCAGTAACTCCGCAGGCTGTCTTCCTTGCCCTCAAGGCAGCTGATGTTGAGGGGCGCCGTCGTAAACAAGCCTAA
- a CDS encoding rRNA pseudouridine synthase, whose protein sequence is MEERVQKILSRAGYGSRRGCEALIEEGRVTVNGKKIKLGAKADPSTDEIKLDGVPVGKPEKKVYIALHKPKNMLSLDAGDDPRPTIFDIVKDERHLYPVGRLDFDSEGLVLLTNDGELANHLTHPRYEHDKEYEVRVTRRPDDEQLAILRRGVVLEDGYRTLPSDIEVIKMTKNGAWLKMVLREGKNRQIRRMGSRIGLPVRQIRRVRIGPIDLGKLQPGNFRYLKPDEIKALRDYADLD, encoded by the coding sequence ATGGAAGAACGTGTACAGAAAATATTATCCAGGGCTGGCTACGGCTCAAGACGAGGCTGTGAAGCCTTGATTGAAGAAGGCCGCGTCACCGTCAATGGCAAGAAGATAAAATTAGGCGCCAAAGCGGATCCATCGACAGATGAGATCAAGCTTGATGGGGTACCTGTAGGTAAACCTGAAAAGAAGGTTTATATTGCCCTGCATAAACCGAAGAATATGCTGTCGCTGGACGCGGGGGATGATCCCCGCCCAACGATCTTTGACATTGTTAAGGATGAGCGGCATCTCTACCCGGTTGGACGGCTTGATTTTGATAGTGAGGGCTTGGTGCTGTTGACCAATGATGGTGAACTGGCCAACCATCTCACTCACCCCCGCTATGAACATGATAAGGAATATGAGGTCCGGGTCACACGCCGGCCGGATGATGAACAACTGGCTATCTTGCGGCGCGGGGTTGTCCTGGAAGATGGTTACCGAACCTTACCTTCGGACATCGAAGTGATCAAAATGACCAAGAATGGGGCCTGGCTCAAAATGGTTCTGCGAGAGGGTAAAAACAGACAGATCCGGCGAATGGGCTCACGCATTGGTTTGCCCGTTCGCCAGATCCGTCGAGTGAGGATCGGGCCTATTGATCTAGGTAAGTTACAGCCCGGTAATTTCCGTTATCTGAAGCCTGATGAGATCAAAGCTCTTAGGGATTACGCCGATCTGGACTAG
- the plsX gene encoding phosphate acyltransferase PlsX, with translation MTIVLDAMGSDDRPDPEVQAAVTASNELNEKVILVGPEEVLTQKLSALPGDHSKVEIVHAPEALDMSDHIVEARAKKQNSMRVGMELVKAGKADAFVTAGNTGMAMYYAKKVFGDIKGVIRPCLCAVFPVKDGKAVVLDIGANAECRPDFLVQFATMGNIYAKTMLEKANPRIGLISNGEEEGKGNNLVRETYPMLEASPLNFIGNIEGKELFGGKADVAVTDGFTGNVMLKSTEAVAKLIIDVLKEELMGSFRTKIGAALAKPAFGAIKKMLDPAETGAAPLLGIDALVFVGHGRSDARAMVSAVRAAKQAMDNNLLGELRQAISESIIEE, from the coding sequence ATGACCATTGTTTTAGATGCTATGGGAAGCGATGATCGGCCCGATCCAGAGGTACAGGCTGCCGTTACAGCCTCAAACGAACTGAACGAAAAAGTGATCCTGGTGGGTCCCGAAGAGGTACTCACCCAGAAATTATCTGCCTTGCCTGGTGATCATTCCAAGGTTGAAATTGTCCATGCTCCTGAAGCGCTGGACATGAGCGATCATATAGTTGAGGCCCGCGCCAAGAAACAAAATTCGATGCGGGTTGGGATGGAACTGGTCAAAGCCGGTAAAGCAGATGCCTTTGTCACCGCCGGTAACACCGGTATGGCCATGTATTATGCCAAGAAGGTCTTTGGAGACATCAAAGGCGTCATCCGCCCTTGTCTCTGCGCCGTGTTCCCCGTCAAAGATGGCAAAGCCGTGGTACTCGATATCGGTGCCAATGCGGAATGCCGCCCGGATTTCCTGGTGCAGTTTGCGACCATGGGTAACATCTACGCTAAAACCATGCTGGAAAAGGCTAACCCAAGAATTGGCCTGATCTCCAACGGTGAAGAAGAAGGCAAAGGCAATAACCTCGTTCGGGAGACCTATCCCATGCTAGAGGCCAGCCCCCTGAATTTCATCGGTAACATCGAGGGCAAAGAACTCTTTGGTGGCAAAGCCGATGTTGCTGTAACGGATGGCTTCACGGGCAATGTGATGCTCAAATCCACCGAAGCCGTTGCCAAATTAATTATTGACGTACTCAAAGAAGAATTAATGGGTTCCTTCCGCACAAAAATCGGTGCGGCGTTGGCGAAACCCGCCTTTGGCGCTATCAAGAAGATGCTCGACCCAGCCGAAACGGGTGCAGCCCCCTTGCTGGGGATTGATGCCCTGGTCTTTGTCGGTCACGGCCGGTCCGATGCCCGTGCTATGGTCAGTGCCGTACGCGCTGCCAAGCAAGCAATGGACAATAATCTGCTGGGCGAACTTCGCCAGGCAATTTCAGAAAGCATTATAGAAGAATAA
- a CDS encoding peptidoglycan DD-metalloendopeptidase family protein, with protein sequence MKNPTRRTLALLAVLLFLIISPVYAVNALPNSQEGNPIYIVQAGDTLSSIAVRFGVDADAIQAANGITDANTLAIGQQLIIPGLEGVSGLLTTEVVPFGATFDSLLRKYQLDAAALIKVNRLTSRSEAIAGVDLIIALNEEGTLTPLSTVNDGETLLEAAIQTGNSPWLLSEQNQLEGSWDLMAGDVIYGLLEETPVNDGTLSMTTITINPLPILQGETLEIGVIGVQGTTYTGSFNGEALPFYSDDGAQFYSFHGIQAQAETGIYPLSITATHADGTTQTFEQLVLLQDVNYGFQNVYVDTGLDPDEIADEESFLAEALSSPSAERYWDGIFYYPVDEPCLSSYYGADRDYNDGKLYYYHTGQDFTVCATNLNIYAPASGVVIVAQELPVKGNAIFIDHGWGVYSGFAHLSSFNVQVGDYVEAGDIIGQIGDTGRSAGPHLHFEINIGDTPVNPLTWLDELFP encoded by the coding sequence ATGAAAAATCCCACTCGACGTACCTTAGCCCTTCTGGCTGTCCTTCTGTTCCTCATCATCTCACCAGTATATGCCGTGAATGCGCTTCCGAATTCGCAGGAAGGGAACCCCATCTATATCGTCCAAGCTGGTGACACACTCAGTTCCATTGCCGTCCGTTTCGGCGTGGATGCAGATGCCATTCAGGCTGCCAACGGCATCACCGACGCGAACACCCTTGCCATCGGTCAGCAATTGATCATTCCAGGGCTGGAAGGGGTTTCTGGCCTGTTGACCACAGAGGTCGTACCCTTTGGAGCGACATTCGACTCCCTCTTGCGTAAATACCAGCTTGATGCAGCGGCTTTGATTAAGGTCAACCGTCTCACAAGTCGTTCAGAGGCCATCGCTGGTGTAGATCTTATCATTGCGCTCAATGAAGAGGGCACCTTAACCCCACTCTCCACTGTAAACGATGGCGAAACCCTTCTGGAGGCGGCCATCCAAACCGGGAATTCTCCCTGGCTTCTGTCAGAACAAAACCAACTGGAGGGTTCTTGGGACCTGATGGCTGGAGATGTCATCTATGGTCTGTTGGAAGAAACACCGGTGAACGATGGCACCCTTTCGATGACCACCATCACCATCAACCCGCTGCCTATCCTCCAGGGCGAAACCCTAGAAATCGGCGTAATTGGAGTCCAGGGCACGACATACACCGGGTCATTCAATGGTGAAGCGCTGCCATTCTACTCAGACGATGGCGCTCAATTCTACAGCTTCCACGGCATCCAAGCCCAGGCCGAAACCGGGATCTATCCCCTATCCATCACAGCCACTCATGCGGATGGCACAACTCAAACCTTTGAACAATTAGTGCTCCTGCAGGATGTCAATTACGGTTTCCAAAATGTTTATGTGGATACCGGTCTGGATCCTGATGAGATTGCTGATGAAGAGAGTTTCCTGGCAGAAGCGCTCAGCAGCCCATCTGCCGAACGTTATTGGGATGGCATCTTTTATTACCCCGTGGATGAACCCTGCCTAAGCAGTTATTACGGTGCAGACCGGGATTACAATGACGGCAAACTATACTATTACCATACCGGTCAGGACTTTACGGTGTGCGCTACAAATTTGAATATTTATGCCCCTGCTTCTGGCGTTGTCATTGTCGCCCAGGAACTGCCTGTGAAAGGCAATGCGATTTTTATTGATCACGGATGGGGCGTTTATTCCGGCTTTGCTCACCTCTCGTCTTTCAATGTTCAGGTAGGCGATTATGTCGAAGCCGGCGATATCATCGGTCAAATCGGTGATACCGGCCGTTCCGCAGGCCCCCACCTGCATTTTGAAATAAACATCGGCGATACCCCGGTCAATCCCCTGACCTGGCTGGATGAGCTGTTCCCTTAA
- the xth gene encoding exodeoxyribonuclease III, with product MKITTWNVNGYRAVLKKKALDWVPEVDPDVLCLQEIKVQRDQLTDEEATLAGYEVVWNPAERKGYSGTATFYKQFPDGVEKGFGLEKFDIEGRVIRSQFGDIYLYNIYFPNGGQENARVPYKLEFYDELLKICDGLHQEGKKVIITGDFNTAHNEIDLANPKSNSKNTGFLPEERVWIDKYLEHGFVDAYRQLYPEQVGYTWWTYRMNARARNVGWRLDYYLVSESLMDQVEDVVIHDDIMGSDHCPVSLTLKDE from the coding sequence GTGAAGATAACGACGTGGAATGTCAATGGGTATCGAGCCGTTTTGAAGAAGAAAGCGCTGGATTGGGTGCCCGAGGTGGATCCGGATGTGCTTTGTTTACAGGAAATTAAGGTCCAAAGGGACCAACTTACCGACGAAGAAGCGACTTTAGCCGGCTATGAGGTGGTTTGGAATCCCGCAGAACGTAAAGGCTACAGCGGTACGGCAACATTCTATAAGCAATTCCCGGATGGTGTTGAAAAGGGCTTTGGCCTGGAGAAATTTGACATTGAAGGTCGGGTGATCCGCTCACAATTCGGCGATATTTACCTCTATAATATTTATTTCCCAAATGGCGGCCAGGAAAATGCCCGAGTGCCCTATAAGTTGGAATTCTACGATGAACTGCTGAAAATATGTGATGGGCTACATCAGGAAGGTAAGAAGGTCATCATCACCGGCGATTTCAATACCGCTCATAATGAAATTGACCTGGCGAATCCGAAATCCAATTCAAAGAACACAGGTTTTTTACCCGAGGAACGGGTTTGGATTGATAAGTATCTCGAACATGGCTTTGTGGATGCGTACCGGCAGCTTTATCCTGAGCAAGTTGGATATACCTGGTGGACTTATCGGATGAATGCCCGGGCCAGAAATGTTGGCTGGCGGTTGGACTATTATTTGGTGTCGGAAAGCCTGATGGATCAGGTGGAGGATGTTGTGATCCACGATGACATTATGGGATCTGATCATTGCCCAGTGAGTCTGACTTTGAAGGATGAATAA
- a CDS encoding alpha/beta hydrolase, translated as MPVTEIDKTTGSLNPPITVALRSEILGEARKIYIQLPEGYGQCQRNYPVFIVLDGEWLFDIVRANLLFYSDVEVMGNILPKMILVGIENTDRDRDFVPTPDPQDPPMFKTAGKADIFAKFLSQELFPYLEHEYQVLPDRTVLGWSFSGLFALYAVVQLQDLFDNYLCLGPAIWWDNELVIRLFKETPLRNKKRAVITCGTDERGGEVYESVQNLLKFLEDEKPANFDFEYLEFDDVGHSWSVPQAIAQGLLHLFKGYVPKDEIKTTAALKEYYKNLSDLWGYDVIAPDWFLLDLMNRLWEADDRDSAFEVLEILLVHHPNSSLAHFYRGKYLALLNQMPEALESYWEALKVELSHPVPNNIYLRSYRKKFEEFSKTSN; from the coding sequence ATGCCAGTAACAGAGATCGACAAAACCACAGGCAGCCTAAATCCACCAATTACAGTTGCTCTCCGTTCGGAAATATTGGGAGAAGCTCGAAAAATCTATATCCAGTTACCCGAAGGCTATGGTCAATGCCAAAGAAACTATCCGGTCTTTATTGTCCTGGATGGCGAGTGGTTGTTTGATATTGTTAGAGCGAATCTTCTCTTTTATTCCGATGTCGAGGTCATGGGTAATATCCTGCCCAAAATGATCCTTGTGGGAATTGAAAATACTGACCGTGACCGCGATTTTGTCCCGACGCCTGATCCTCAGGATCCACCTATGTTCAAAACCGCGGGCAAGGCAGACATTTTCGCTAAATTCCTTTCTCAGGAGCTATTTCCATACCTCGAACACGAATACCAAGTATTACCGGATCGCACAGTTCTCGGCTGGTCATTCAGCGGCTTGTTTGCACTATATGCTGTCGTTCAGCTTCAGGACTTATTTGATAACTACCTTTGCCTTGGCCCAGCCATCTGGTGGGATAATGAACTTGTCATTCGGCTCTTTAAAGAAACCCCACTCAGAAACAAGAAACGAGCTGTCATCACCTGTGGGACGGATGAAAGAGGCGGTGAGGTCTACGAATCCGTTCAAAACCTGCTAAAGTTTCTCGAAGATGAAAAACCAGCCAACTTTGATTTTGAATATCTCGAGTTTGATGATGTTGGACACAGCTGGAGTGTCCCGCAAGCCATCGCTCAGGGATTACTCCACCTTTTCAAAGGTTATGTCCCCAAAGACGAGATCAAAACCACCGCAGCACTGAAAGAGTATTATAAAAATCTATCTGATCTTTGGGGCTATGATGTCATTGCCCCCGACTGGTTCTTACTGGATTTGATGAACAGACTTTGGGAGGCTGATGACAGAGATTCGGCATTTGAAGTGTTAGAGATCCTCCTCGTTCATCACCCCAATTCCTCCCTGGCACATTTCTACCGTGGGAAATACCTGGCTCTGCTTAACCAAATGCCCGAAGCACTCGAATCCTACTGGGAAGCACTTAAGGTGGAATTATCCCATCCGGTGCCAAATAACATTTACCTGCGAAGTTACCGAAAGAAATTTGAAGAATTCTCTAAAACATCAAATTAA
- a CDS encoding SagB/ThcOx family dehydrogenase, producing the protein MIDQTRIEEIKAELIQKERDELRAYKFTNTEVPDECFTSDQMSDVPAPPLEKAIPADAILIDLPSIDEISLGTMPLIQVFKKRRSHRVFTDEHLSIEELAFLCWSVAGVHEIGPKNIWTKRTSPSGGARHPFETYLVVQRVEGLEPGIYRYSGLQNKLVLVKTGSDFCQYLADNAMQNFVKDSAVVFIWTVVPYRNEWRYLFTSAREMAMDIGHYCENLYLAAESIGTGTCGVASYEQDLLDEMLEVDGKDEFTIYIAPVGRITE; encoded by the coding sequence ATGATAGACCAAACTCGGATTGAAGAAATCAAGGCTGAACTGATTCAAAAAGAACGAGACGAATTGCGAGCGTACAAATTCACCAATACAGAAGTTCCCGATGAATGTTTCACCTCAGATCAGATGTCGGATGTCCCCGCCCCACCCCTTGAAAAAGCCATACCAGCAGACGCAATCCTTATTGATCTGCCCTCAATTGATGAGATTTCTCTTGGTACGATGCCATTGATCCAGGTATTTAAAAAGCGGCGCAGTCACCGGGTGTTCACCGATGAACATCTCTCAATTGAAGAGTTGGCCTTCCTTTGCTGGTCCGTTGCCGGCGTACACGAAATCGGACCGAAAAACATCTGGACCAAACGAACCTCTCCTTCAGGTGGCGCCCGTCACCCCTTTGAAACCTACCTGGTCGTCCAACGGGTTGAAGGTCTTGAACCTGGGATTTATCGGTATTCAGGCCTCCAAAACAAATTAGTCCTGGTGAAAACCGGCAGTGATTTTTGTCAATATTTGGCGGACAACGCCATGCAAAATTTTGTGAAAGACAGCGCAGTGGTCTTCATCTGGACGGTCGTCCCCTACCGCAACGAGTGGCGTTATCTCTTTACTTCCGCAAGGGAAATGGCTATGGATATTGGCCATTATTGTGAGAATTTATATCTCGCCGCCGAGTCGATTGGCACAGGGACCTGTGGTGTGGCCAGCTACGAACAGGACCTTCTGGACGAAATGCTGGAAGTGGATGGCAAAGATGAATTCACGATCTACATTGCCCCAGTCGGAAGAATAACTGAATAA
- the gcvPB gene encoding aminomethyl-transferring glycine dehydrogenase subunit GcvPB, with protein MIEPTIYELSQSGRKGVTFAKSDVPHYDLPTELQRDSLHLPQLSELDVTRHFTHLSQLNYSIDGGYYPLGSCTMKYNPKINEEMARLPGLANAHPLQPLVTVQGELYLMYQLQEWLQELSGFHSVTIQPSAGAQGELVGAMIIKKYHQVNNSPLRTKILIPDSAHGTNPATSSMSGFKVVALPSDERGNVDLEALKAECDETLAGLMLTNPNTLGLFDENVLEVIRLVHEAGGLVYGDGANLNALLGIVRPGDLGFDIIHFNLHKTFSTPHGGGGPGSGPVGVSEALAEYLPSPIVTILEEGDDETPPFFGFYTPKLSIGRMKAFYGQFGVHIRAFTYIAMLGASGLRDVAEKAVLNANYLMAKVKEDYPLPYDRTCMHEFVVEGTWKDLPDIHALDVAKRLMDYGFHPPTNYFPLIVHEALMIEPTETESMQTLDAFAAAMKAIAKEAREDPELLHTAPHNTPIRRCDEVKAARDLVLCCWMPK; from the coding sequence ATGATTGAACCTACCATCTACGAACTCTCCCAATCCGGTCGAAAAGGCGTCACTTTTGCCAAGTCCGATGTTCCGCATTACGATCTGCCAACGGAACTCCAGCGGGATTCACTCCATCTACCGCAACTTTCTGAGTTGGATGTCACCCGGCATTTCACCCACCTCTCCCAATTGAACTACTCAATTGATGGTGGCTACTATCCACTTGGGTCCTGCACGATGAAATACAACCCCAAGATCAACGAGGAAATGGCCCGTTTGCCAGGTTTGGCCAACGCACATCCCCTCCAACCGCTAGTTACCGTGCAAGGCGAGCTCTACCTGATGTACCAACTTCAGGAATGGCTGCAGGAACTCAGCGGCTTCCACAGCGTCACCATCCAACCCTCCGCTGGCGCGCAGGGCGAGTTGGTCGGCGCGATGATCATCAAGAAATACCACCAGGTAAACAATTCACCGCTGCGGACCAAAATCCTGATCCCCGATTCCGCCCACGGCACCAATCCTGCGACCTCCTCCATGAGTGGGTTCAAGGTGGTTGCCTTGCCCTCGGATGAACGCGGCAATGTGGATCTGGAAGCGCTCAAAGCCGAATGTGATGAAACCCTGGCTGGCCTGATGCTGACCAACCCCAACACACTGGGCCTCTTTGATGAGAACGTCCTCGAAGTGATCCGCCTGGTACACGAAGCCGGCGGCCTGGTTTATGGCGATGGCGCTAACCTGAACGCCTTGCTTGGGATCGTTCGCCCCGGCGACCTCGGCTTTGACATCATCCACTTCAACCTACACAAGACCTTCTCCACCCCGCACGGTGGTGGTGGCCCTGGGTCCGGCCCCGTGGGCGTCTCAGAAGCCCTGGCGGAATACCTCCCCAGTCCGATTGTCACAATCCTTGAGGAAGGTGACGACGAAACGCCACCCTTCTTTGGGTTCTACACCCCCAAGTTATCCATCGGCCGCATGAAAGCCTTCTACGGGCAATTTGGGGTGCATATCCGTGCCTTTACCTATATTGCTATGTTAGGCGCTTCTGGGCTGCGAGATGTGGCTGAGAAGGCCGTTCTGAACGCCAATTACCTGATGGCCAAGGTCAAAGAAGACTATCCGCTCCCCTATGACCGGACCTGCATGCATGAATTTGTTGTGGAAGGTACCTGGAAGGATCTGCCCGATATTCACGCGCTGGATGTCGCCAAACGCCTGATGGATTACGGCTTCCATCCGCCAACAAACTACTTCCCTCTGATCGTCCATGAAGCATTGATGATCGAGCCGACTGAAACGGAAAGCATGCAGACGCTGGACGCCTTCGCTGCGGCCATGAAAGCCATTGCCAAAGAAGCTCGCGAAGATCCTGAACTCCTGCATACGGCACCGCATAACACGCCCATCCGCCGCTGCGACGAAGTCAAAGCCGCCCGAGATTTGGTGCTCTGCTGCTGGATGCCGAAATAA